The Vicia villosa cultivar HV-30 ecotype Madison, WI linkage group LG1, Vvil1.0, whole genome shotgun sequence genome includes a region encoding these proteins:
- the LOC131644345 gene encoding electron transfer flavoprotein subunit beta, mitochondrial — protein sequence MKIMVAIKRVVDYAVKIRVKPDKTGVVTQNVKMSMNPFCEIALEEALRIREAGLASEVVAVSMGPSQCVDTLRTGLAMGADRGIHVEVGDSLYPLSVAKILKKLVEIEKPGLLILGKQAIDDDCNQAGQMVAGLLNWPQGTFASKVVLDKEKQVATVDREVDDGIETISLNLPAVITTDLRLNQPRYATLPNIMKAKKKPIKKFTPEELSVEIKPDLEIVEVTEPPKRKSGVIVSSVDELIDKLKHEANVI from the exons ATGAAGATAATGGTAGCCATCAAACGAGTCGTCGATTACGCCGTCAAAATCAGAGTCAAACCCGACAAG ACAGGGGTGGTGACCCAGAATGTGAAAATGTCGATGAATCCATTTTGTGAGATTGCCCTTGAAGAAGCTCTTAGAATTAGGGAAGCTGGGTTGGCATCTGAGGTTGTGGCTGTTAGCATGGGACCTTCTCAGTGTGTTGACACTCTTAGGACTGGGCTTGCTATGGGAGCTGATAGAGGGATTCATGTGGAGGTTGGTGATTCGCTTTATCCGCTATCTGTTGCTAAGATTTTGAAGAAGCTTGTTGAGATTGAGAAGCCTGGGCTTTTGATTCTTGGTAAACAG GCCATTGATGACGATTGCAATCAAGCAGGGCAGATGGTAGCAGGACTCCTCAACTGGCCACAAGGAACTTTTGCTTCAAAG GTTGTCCTTGATAAAGAGAAACAAGTAGCCACCGTGGACAGAGAGGTTGATGATGGTATTGAGACTATCTCTTTGAACTTACCAGCGGTAATAAC TACTGACCTGAGACTGAACCAACCGAGGTACGCCACACTTCCAAACATAATGAAAGCAAAAAAGAAGCCAATAAAGAAGTTCACTCCAGAGGAGTTGAGTGTGGAAATCAAACCCGATTTGGAGATTGTCGAAGTGACAGAACCTCCAAAGAGAAAATCAGGTGTTATTGTTTCTTCCGTGGACGAGCTTATTGACAAACTAAAACACGAAGCCAATGTCATCTGA